Proteins encoded together in one Candidatus Binataceae bacterium window:
- the hpnR gene encoding hopanoid C-3 methylase HpnR: protein MRILLAHPGPLTYSEIYLRLEPLGLERLGAALLAAGHEVRLVDLQVFSGADYARELRSFKPRAVGLSLNYLANLPEVVELAKLAKAQGCFVFVGGHSASFVAGELIEHGAGAIDCVLRGEGEAAGADLMEAIGDRDLLQVPGVVTAQGFGPPPRMVDSLESFLPARHLARRRRRYFIGMLDPCASVEFTRGCPWDCSFCSAWTFYGRSYRKLSPEAAAHELASIHEPNVFIVDDVAFVHPEDGFAIGHALEQRRIRKRYYLETRTDVLCRNQEVFAYWRRLGLEYMFLGLEAIDADALRAHRKRSSVSVNLQALEVARKLGLTVAINLIADPDWDEQRFRFVREWALSIPEIVHLTVATPYPGTEIWQTGARKLTTRDYRLFDIQHAVLPTRLPLLKFYQELVKTQAVIDRKHLGFAALRDLSWTTLGLLLRGQTNFVRMLWKFNQVYNADRQYADHFREVTYQIDHTDKAAGRLHNTELYVYRNPAATERTRAIHAAPVAMGSG, encoded by the coding sequence ATGCGTATTCTGTTGGCCCATCCTGGTCCGCTTACCTACAGCGAGATTTACCTGCGCCTAGAGCCGCTAGGCTTGGAACGGCTGGGCGCGGCGTTGCTGGCCGCCGGCCATGAGGTCCGTCTGGTGGACCTGCAGGTTTTTTCCGGCGCCGATTATGCCCGCGAGTTGCGCTCCTTCAAGCCGCGTGCGGTGGGGCTATCGCTCAACTATCTGGCCAACCTACCCGAGGTGGTGGAATTGGCCAAACTGGCCAAAGCCCAGGGCTGCTTTGTATTCGTGGGCGGCCACAGCGCGTCGTTTGTAGCAGGCGAGCTTATCGAACACGGCGCAGGTGCCATTGATTGCGTGTTGCGCGGCGAAGGGGAGGCAGCGGGCGCGGATTTGATGGAGGCGATCGGGGATCGCGACCTGCTCCAGGTGCCCGGGGTGGTGACGGCGCAGGGCTTTGGGCCGCCGCCGCGGATGGTGGATTCACTGGAAAGTTTCCTGCCCGCCCGTCATCTGGCCCGCCGCCGGCGGCGCTATTTTATTGGCATGCTCGACCCTTGCGCCTCGGTGGAATTTACCCGCGGGTGCCCCTGGGACTGCTCGTTTTGCAGCGCATGGACTTTTTACGGACGCAGCTATCGCAAGCTGTCACCGGAGGCGGCGGCGCACGAGTTGGCCTCCATCCACGAACCCAACGTATTCATCGTGGACGACGTAGCTTTTGTCCATCCCGAAGACGGCTTCGCCATCGGGCACGCTTTGGAGCAGCGCCGGATCCGCAAGCGTTATTATCTCGAAACCCGCACCGATGTGCTGTGCCGCAATCAGGAGGTGTTCGCCTACTGGCGCCGCCTGGGGCTGGAGTACATGTTTTTGGGTCTGGAGGCGATCGACGCCGACGCCCTGCGCGCCCATCGCAAACGCTCTTCGGTCAGTGTTAACCTGCAAGCTTTGGAAGTGGCGCGCAAATTAGGATTGACGGTCGCGATCAATCTTATCGCCGATCCTGACTGGGACGAGCAACGCTTCCGTTTCGTCCGCGAATGGGCCCTTTCCATTCCGGAGATCGTCCACTTGACGGTGGCCACTCCCTATCCTGGCACTGAGATTTGGCAAACCGGCGCGCGTAAACTGACTACCCGCGACTATCGTCTATTCGATATTCAGCATGCGGTACTGCCTACGCGTTTACCGCTGCTTAAATTTTACCAGGAGTTGGTCAAGACCCAGGCGGTTATCGATCGCAAGCATCTCGGCTTCGCCGCGCTGCGCGATCTGTCGTGGACTACTCTGGGTCTGCTGCTGCGCGGGCAGACCAATTTCGTGCGGATGTTATGGAAGTTCAACCAGGTCTACAATGCCGATCGACAGTACGCGGACCATTTCCGCGAGGTTACTTACCAAATTGACCATACCGACAAAGCGGCCGGCCGCCTTCACAACACCGAACTCTACGTCTATCGCAATCCGGCGGCCACCGAACGAACCAGGGCTATCCACGCCGCACCGGTCGCGATGGGCTCGGGTTAA